In a genomic window of Nostoc sp. UHCC 0870:
- a CDS encoding alpha/beta fold hydrolase gives MATIEILGFPHAYELTAPTSYPHALVFIHGWLNSRGYWQPVISRLSVDLQCLSYDLRGFGESQSQLDTDFSQAESSVSLSSSSINTLNSPFESLHTPAAYAQDLVALLQQLNITSAWLIGHSLGGTIALWAADQMPECIKGVICINAGGGIYLKEAFEQFRSAGQKFLQIRPRWLSQVPLIDLLFTRNSVSRPLDRYWARQRMIDFIVADPEAALGSLLESTTEEEVNRLPKLVSQLEQPVYFLAGADDKVMEPKYVRHLASFHRLFQYCGDNVIEIPDCGHLAMLEQPDAVANHIREIVTK, from the coding sequence ATGGCAACTATTGAAATCTTGGGTTTTCCTCACGCATACGAGCTAACAGCTCCAACGTCCTACCCCCATGCTTTAGTATTCATCCACGGTTGGCTCAATAGCCGTGGATACTGGCAACCTGTGATTTCTCGGTTGTCAGTTGATTTGCAGTGTCTATCCTATGATTTACGAGGTTTTGGTGAATCTCAGTCTCAGCTAGACACTGATTTTAGTCAAGCCGAAAGTTCTGTCAGTTTGTCGTCTAGCTCTATTAATACCCTTAATTCTCCTTTTGAGTCTCTCCATACACCAGCAGCCTACGCTCAGGATTTAGTAGCCCTTCTGCAACAGCTAAATATTACTAGTGCTTGGTTAATTGGTCACTCTTTGGGAGGTACGATCGCACTTTGGGCAGCTGATCAAATGCCTGAGTGTATTAAGGGTGTGATTTGTATCAATGCAGGCGGTGGTATTTATCTGAAAGAAGCTTTTGAGCAGTTTCGTTCCGCCGGGCAAAAATTTTTACAAATCCGTCCCCGTTGGTTGTCTCAAGTACCTTTAATTGATTTACTTTTTACTAGAAACAGTGTCTCTCGTCCTTTAGATCGCTATTGGGCGCGTCAGCGCATGATTGATTTTATTGTGGCTGATCCAGAAGCAGCTCTGGGATCATTACTAGAGTCCACAACGGAAGAAGAAGTCAATCGTCTACCAAAGTTAGTATCACAGTTAGAACAGCCAGTTTATTTTCTGGCTGGTGCTGACGATAAGGTCATGGAACCTAAGTACGTGCGTCATTTAGCTAGTTTTCATAGGCTTTTTCAATACTGTGGAGATAATGTGATTGAAATTCCTGATTGTGGACATCTGGCAATGTTGGAACAGCCAGATGCAGTTGCTAATCACATTCGGGAAATAGTCACAAAGTAG